A window of the Palaeococcus ferrophilus DSM 13482 genome harbors these coding sequences:
- a CDS encoding carbon starvation CstA family protein — MNSAVVILVAAVIYVAMYFTYGKNLQNKVVKADPNKPTPAHALYDGVDYVPAHPLVLYGHHFASIAGAGPIVGPAVAMAWGWLPGLIWVWFGNVFIGAVHDYLALMSSVRYDGKSVQWIAGKLMSKRTGIAFEVYIWFALLLVVAAFTSVIAGIYSKTPEAATASLLFLVSAVIVGYLMYKTSLHFAGATVIGLILVAISVWLGFKFPIHATYHQWALFLLVYIVVAASLPVWILLQPRDYLNAYLLWFGLILGGLAFIVIGGKGTFTAPAFTTWSAHVVGGKPSPFWPTIPLVIACGALSGFHSIVGSGTSSKQLDNEIHGLMVGYGGMFTEGFLSTIVIASIAVYGFQVFSDAGLSITAGDWAAKYAPLVASKVGKTGIFAKSYAYGLTNAFGIDYKFGVVFASLWVSAFALTSLDTATRLGRFAWQEVFGMVVDTSEGFWKTVTNKWVASVIIAILGVLLAWGNQWLILWPAFSGMNQMLASIAMMTAALWVAKIQKAGKWTWAVLIPALFLWITVTLALGWFLVVVVPGIGDPLTKYSVGLITLVGLLLNLLLAFDFWGAWQKPTEEYEAAKA, encoded by the coding sequence ATGAACTCCGCTGTGGTAATTTTGGTGGCCGCGGTCATATACGTGGCCATGTACTTCACGTACGGAAAGAATCTGCAGAATAAGGTAGTTAAGGCCGACCCCAACAAACCAACACCGGCCCACGCACTCTACGATGGTGTGGATTACGTCCCAGCCCACCCGCTGGTTCTCTACGGACACCACTTCGCTTCGATTGCAGGAGCCGGACCGATAGTCGGTCCTGCAGTGGCAATGGCATGGGGATGGCTGCCAGGACTCATCTGGGTCTGGTTCGGAAACGTCTTCATCGGTGCCGTCCATGACTATCTCGCACTGATGTCCTCCGTCCGCTACGATGGTAAGTCCGTCCAGTGGATTGCAGGAAAGCTCATGAGCAAGAGGACGGGAATAGCGTTCGAGGTCTACATATGGTTCGCCCTCCTCCTCGTTGTGGCCGCGTTCACCTCGGTCATAGCGGGAATATACTCAAAGACCCCTGAGGCTGCCACCGCTTCGCTGCTCTTCCTGGTCTCGGCGGTTATCGTAGGCTACCTCATGTACAAGACGAGCCTCCACTTCGCCGGGGCGACGGTCATAGGCCTTATCCTCGTAGCAATCTCAGTCTGGCTCGGCTTCAAGTTCCCGATACACGCCACATACCACCAGTGGGCACTCTTCCTCCTCGTGTACATCGTCGTGGCGGCGTCACTTCCGGTCTGGATACTCCTGCAGCCAAGGGATTACCTCAACGCATATCTGCTGTGGTTCGGCCTCATACTCGGTGGCCTTGCCTTCATCGTTATAGGGGGCAAGGGAACCTTCACCGCACCGGCCTTCACCACCTGGAGCGCTCACGTCGTCGGTGGAAAGCCCTCACCATTCTGGCCCACGATACCCCTCGTTATCGCCTGTGGTGCCCTCAGCGGATTCCACTCTATAGTCGGTTCCGGAACCTCATCAAAGCAGCTTGACAACGAGATACACGGTCTCATGGTCGGCTACGGTGGAATGTTCACCGAGGGCTTCCTCTCAACCATCGTTATAGCCTCGATAGCGGTCTACGGCTTCCAGGTCTTCTCCGATGCCGGCCTCAGCATAACGGCGGGCGACTGGGCTGCCAAGTACGCACCCCTTGTGGCCAGCAAGGTAGGAAAGACCGGAATCTTCGCCAAGAGCTACGCCTACGGTCTAACTAACGCCTTTGGCATTGACTATAAGTTCGGTGTGGTCTTCGCGAGCCTCTGGGTTTCAGCCTTCGCCCTAACCTCGCTCGACACCGCTACGAGGCTTGGCCGCTTTGCCTGGCAGGAAGTCTTTGGGATGGTCGTTGACACCAGCGAGGGCTTCTGGAAGACCGTTACCAACAAGTGGGTCGCTTCGGTGATAATAGCCATCCTCGGTGTTCTCCTTGCATGGGGCAACCAGTGGCTCATCCTCTGGCCGGCCTTCAGCGGTATGAACCAGATGCTCGCGAGCATTGCAATGATGACCGCCGCCCTCTGGGTCGCCAAGATACAGAAGGCAGGGAAGTGGACGTGGGCTGTGCTCATACCGGCGCTCTTCCTCTGGATCACAGTGACCCTAGCACTTGGCTGGTTCCTCGTGGTAGTGGTGCCGGGAATAGGAGACCCGCTGACGAAGTACAGCGTCGGCCTCATAACCCTCGTCGGCCTTCTCCTCAACCTGCTCCTCGCCTTTGACTTCTGGGGAGCCTGGCAGAAGCCGACGGAAGAGTACGAGGCTGCAAAGGCCTGA